Genomic DNA from Patescibacteria group bacterium:
ATTTGTATATTGACCAGTAAGCCACGAACAATCTGCGGTGCAGATAAAAAATTGCGAATCGTTACTCACATTTATGTCCCCCGCCCGAGCAATCCCAAGTGACCCTATCTCAAAAGGCGTTTGCGCCAATTCGGTCGGCATATCTCCCCCGCCGGTACCGGTTCCTAACGGATCGCCACCTTGAATTACCCAATCCTCTACACGATGAAAGGTTAAGCCTTGATAGTAATTGGAGACAGCTTTGCTCTTAAAATTGGTTACTGTTTTTGGAGCATCCTTATCAAAAAGCTCTACTTTGATGTCACCTTTAGTAGTTGAGATGGTGGCGTATTTAATACTGTTGTCTGTAACATTTAAGGTCGTTGGTTCTAAGGAGGTTGTTTGTGGCATATTTAAAGAAGTGCTTTTTTCTTCTGGATCTTTCTTAAAACGACCAGAAAATATAAGAACTAGCAAGACTATAACTGGTAATAAAACTAAAATTTTATTGTTCATGTAGAAACAGAACTATTCCAAAACCTTCAATCCCAGAAGGATTTTACCGTTAATAAACTGTAGCATAGCACCTCCTCCAGTAGAAAGAAAGTCGAATTTTGTGGCGAGACCAAATTTGTTTATAGCGGTTATGGTATCCCCACCACCAGCAATTTTGTAGGCAGAGCTATTAGCAAGTGCTTGTGCCACCATTTTTGTTCCATTTTCGTGTTCTTTCTCCTCAAACTTTCCCACCGGTCCTGCCCAAACAATGGTTCCCTTTCCCCCTTCTTTGCTTAAGTTACTCAAGTTACTTAAGATCTCTCCAACCGAACCTTGAGAAATATCAAACCCACTAGAATCGCAGGTGGCTAAAAACACCTTGGGATTATTTGCAAATTTTTGAGCCTCTTGTGATTGTGCTAACTTTCCCCCAATGATAATTTTATCAGCCTTGTCTAAAAAACTTGTAATGATAGGAAGTTTGGATTCTATTTTTGCTCCACCAACAATTAGAATTAACGGTCTTTGGGGATTTTTTAAAACTGTCGAGAGGACTTCTACTTCTTTTTGCAAATTAAAACCTGCATAACTTGTTAAGTATTTTGGCAGTAAAGCAACTGAGGTATCACTATCGTGACACATGGCAAAAGCTTCGTTGACATAAAAGTCAAAGTTGCTGGAAAATTTTTGGGCAAAGGCTTCGTCTCCCCATTCTTCTGGAAACAATCGCAGGTTTTCTAAAAGTAACACTTCTCCATCTTTAAGATCGCTGATAGCCTTTTGTGCCTCTTCCCCGGAATAATCTTTTACAAACTGTAAGTGACTTATGTTACTTAAGCAGCTTAAGAGTCGTTCGCAAGAAAAACCGTTGTCCTTTTTGGGGTTACCAAGCTTTGTTCCAAGTACAACTTTAGCTTTTTTTGAAATAAGGTAGTCAATGGTTGGGAAACATCTTTTGATCCTAAAATCATCGACAATTTCTCCTTTCTCGTTAAAGGAAACATCAAAATCCACCCTTACAAAAACGGTTTTATTGTTAAATGTTTCTGGTGCTTCTTTTCCCAAATAATTCATCTTCCGATTCTCGATTAGGGATTATCCCAAATTTGGGATAATCCCTATTTAATCCCTTACCTAAAACATTTCTGATAATTCTTTTAGACGATCTGCTGCAACGGTTTTGATAAATTTTTCGCGTTCTTTCCAGCTTTTTAGCTCTCCAACTTCTTGCCACAAAGATCGCCCAACGGCAAAACCTACTGCCCCACCAATATCTTTTGACTGTTGTAAACATTTCTTGTAGTCAATATATTTTCTACCCCGACTAAGTAACACCCAAGGTTTTCCAATACTTATCAAGTCGCATAAAATTTCTAAATCTTCACAAAAATTAATTTTAATAATATCACCATAATCTTTTAATTCCTCAACAGATT
This window encodes:
- a CDS encoding peptidylprolyl isomerase → MKYATISTTKGDIKVELFDKDAPKTVTNFKSKAVSNYYQGLTFHRVEDWVIQGGDPLGTGTGGGDMPTELAQTPFEIGSLGIARAGDINVSNDSQFFICTADCSWLTGQYTNFGKVVEGLDIAQKMQVGDKILEIKLEE
- a CDS encoding phosphoglycerate kinase, translating into MNYLGKEAPETFNNKTVFVRVDFDVSFNEKGEIVDDFRIKRCFPTIDYLISKKAKVVLGTKLGNPKKDNGFSCERLLSCLSNISHLQFVKDYSGEEAQKAISDLKDGEVLLLENLRLFPEEWGDEAFAQKFSSNFDFYVNEAFAMCHDSDTSVALLPKYLTSYAGFNLQKEVEVLSTVLKNPQRPLILIVGGAKIESKLPIITSFLDKADKIIIGGKLAQSQEAQKFANNPKVFLATCDSSGFDISQGSVGEILSNLSNLSKEGGKGTIVWAGPVGKFEEKEHENGTKMVAQALANSSAYKIAGGGDTITAINKFGLATKFDFLSTGGGAMLQFINGKILLGLKVLE